The DNA window TGCTCCTACTGGTCCCAGCTGCCAAGTCATCGGTACTTTAGGTGGTGTGTATCCGTCCCGTCCCCTCCCACCCCAGGCTTCTCAACGTCACAGGGGTATTTGCACGCCTTCTCCAAGGCGACCGCCATCAAAACGGCCAATGATCGTATGCCACTGGACTTCGgatttttctccttttcgCGCTAAGTAGAGATCACGCCAGTTGCTTTCGTGCTTCATGTTCGTTCGCCTTGTTGTCGCGTGAGAAGAGGTATAAATTCCCACCGCTCTCCCCCTCTTTCCCTCTTGCCATCCTGACCTCTTGACCGCAGACTTCACGCTCCTTTCCTGCAACGCGCGCCTTTGTCGTTCTTTCAACCCACGCCAACGCATTCCAATATTTCCCAAGCGTCCATCGTGCTCTCATTACCGCGATGGCTGCCTACCCACAGTCTTGCGACCTGTCCCAGGCATCCACCCCTCGAAGCCCACAACCTCCCGTTCGTGACCCGTCCAAGACGGTCATGAGTGCTCTCGGGAATCCCTATCTCCCGGGAAGCGAGTGGGAGTGTATCCCACCTCAAAGCAAAGCTGGCCCCGAGACCATTGGCAGTCAGACTACTGCCTCTATTGTTGATGCAGCTGCGTTCAACAACACCGCTGGCCACGCCCAGAGTGGTCTAATCCAAACAAACATCGAAGCCCTCAACGCATTGGACAGCGATCCAGTCTCGAATGTTCACAAGGCAAGCGGCTTCGCAACCTCCAACGTCAACATGGACGTGACGAGCACCGGCGACACGGCAGCTCTaccccagcagccagaagacAAGCACCCAGGAAGCTCAGACAGCAAATCCTGTGACGCTATCAATCTCTCCTATGTGGGATCCTGGGTCAAGGATCAGTAACATGAACCAAGAATAACCGATTCGAAAACAATCGAGTCGGACGATGAGACGAGCATACCTACAACGATATCACTCGATATATATCAACCTCAATAGCCGAAGCTATACCGGCTCCAGTGGCATGTGAAACAGTCTCATCGAGATGAACCCCAGAAAGACCATGATCAAACGTCTTCCAATACAAAAAtcgaaacaaaaaaaaagttgaagaaCACACGAACGAgattaagaataaaaataaagacaAGAGACGACAATGAAGAAGCGGTGATGAAAATGCCGGTCGGCGATTTTGCGATTTGCACACCGGTCTTTCCtcagcttctctttcccctgtaatttttttttctgaaaCGTTGTTTCCTTATGCTTGGCTTAGTCAACGATTCTCATCGGCCATCGTCCGACTTGAGCCATGGCcctttgatttcttttctgttttcctttttgtttaaCCCCGGAGGATATCaattgataaaaaaaaaaaaaagaaaacgcgATTCCCACGAACAAGAATATGGCGCAAGAGAGGCCTTTTTTCACCCTGGACCATACACATGTATTTCTATAGATTGAGCATTAGCCTAGAGAATGGATAGGCACATCAATCACATCACACATCACACAACATAGTACCTACATACTTGAATCTAATGCCCTTGACCCCATCGTCAACTGTGCTCTGCTCTATTACTTTCCGCCCAAGGCCGTCATCCCTGTGTGACACAACAACAGCCCGTGAAACACATCATCAATCACTTGAAAATAAAATCAggcatccatccatctaaTTACCAAACAAACCCATTGACGCCCAATTCCCTCCCATCAGCCCAAAAAACCCCCCATCCGACATATCCTGTATTCTCTTCCGACCCCATGCTTGTTCAAAGTCAGTCCACATGAAAAAAGGCTCCCCCCCTTGCAGGGATACGACACAAGCAAGGCCCCAAAGCTgggcgcaaaaaaaaaaacctccgattttctcctcctcctccccttTTTAGAAAAGAGTCCCACGCAATCGATCGCGCGCGCGCCTCGTatccccaaaaaaaaagtcaatcGGATCGAACACGAGCTTTAAAAAACACGAGGGAACCAGTTTGCTAGCTTTTTAGCCTTGTTTCTCGGCTGACGATCCGAAGATAAATtgagaaaagacaaaacaaaaaaccaaaaaagcGGCCGCCCCCCCTTGCGTCAGCTTATCAAAACGGGTTGCAGTTCCTGCATCGAGCCGCCGTCATCCCGTGTGGCTCAGTTTCACCTCACCGCCAAGAAAGACAAGGAAGCGAGCACCAGATCTAGTCTCACGTCTTTTGTAGGTTTCAGTGTCAAGCAATGATACTCTACAACATGCCACGTAAAAAAGCACTCGAATTCACTGCAGAAAACAATTCACATTCATCGTAAAGAAAATCTCATTGTACATCAAGtaaatagaagaagaaaaaaggggatATAATGCATTAATTACCACTAGAGTACATGCAGGGGCTGACATTATCGTCAAAAAGAAGTTTAGGTAGTTTTCCGTACAATCGTCATTAGATATGagggaaaaacaaaacaagctgACAAGAGGCCGGGACTTGTACATCCCTCAGCCACCAACCCTCCGTTTCCCTAACAAGCTGCCCTGCTGtatgaagaaaaaacaacATATAGAATCTTGCCTCAAGATATTAAATTTAACCGGGtaccaaagaagaaagcctTAATGCgcaaaataaaaacattAGGGAGGGGCTCTTCCCGCTCCCCCAGCGACTTTGCTATCCACAGAATTAAGAGAGGAAGGCAAGGGCCAGGGCAACGCCGGCCACGAGAGCGATGGGAGAGGCAAGACGGCCAGCAGCGCTTCCGGGAGGGACAGTGGTGATGGCGGGTTTTGAGGAGGTCTTGGCAGCGGTGGTTTGAGCGGCTGTAGCAAGGCCAAACTGGTTAGCGAAATCTGAAGCGAAGCTTGTGCGAGGCAAACACGTTTCGTCGAGGATTGGGAATACGTACCAGTGGTGGTGGGAGCACCGGTTGTCAGAGCAGAGCTGGTAGAGTTGTGCTTGGCAGTGGCAGAGTGGCTGGTGGGAGCAGCAGTGGTGCTGTTTGAGGCCGCGGTGCTGTGAGCGGTGGTGGACTTGACAAGAGTGGTGGACTTCTcagcagaggaagaagcggcgGTAGAAGTGGGAGCGGCGGTGGCCGTGTTGGTCTCCTTGGCGCTGGTCTCGGATGAGGCGCTGGAGGCGCTGGCACTGGCGCTGGCAGCAACGTCGCCCTGGACGGGGAACTGGGCGCTGTAGTTGCTGTCGCCGGTGGAGTCGGTGATCTTGAAGTTGTAGGTGCCAGAGGGGATCTTGTCCAGAGTCACGGTGGTGGAAGTACCGGTCACACCAGCTGTCGCCATTGTCAGCATCTATCTTGGCACGCAGATTTCGTCTTACTCACTGGCGAGGGTCTTGACATCCTTCAGGTCCTTGCTGGCACCAGTCTGCAGCTCAATGTCGCAGCCAGAGGCGCAGCCAGCAAAGGTGAGGGTGAAGGGCTTGCCAACCTCGACATCGAAGGACAggttggtgatggagggCTTGGCAagagcaacggcagcaaaggCCGAGACGGCAGCGACAGAGTACTTCATCTTGAAGGCGTAAAAGGACGATTAAAGAACAGAGTCTGAACGAGAGACGAAACGAATCGTTTTAACTGGCAGGTGGACTGGTTAGTCAGGCTGTCTCGGCTCGTCGATCACGCAAAGCAAAGAGGTGTGTCTGGTATGTTGGTGGCGGAGGAAAGATCAGGTTTCTCGCAGCAGATCGGTTGCTCGGAGAGGAATGTGAAATGTgaaatgaggaagaaggaaaacaTGAAAAcatgaaaacaaaacagaagCCGGCAAAAATAGCTGAGCCGTTACGGCTGCCAGGCACGCGTCCAGCTGGCTGACAGACGCAGAGCGGCCGTGCTTTCCACCATGATTGGAACTATCGATTGCCTCTCCACCGTCGTCTCTCGCATGCTGCCGTGCCGCATCAACCGCCGCAAGGGGGCTTCGAAGCGAGAGGCCCAAGAAATAGGGGCATcttattttctcttcccaAACGGAGTGGTTTTTTGCTCGAGAGACACATGGAAAGCAGAGCGAACGAGATAGGCCAGGGGTGGGTATAGCTGAGCGCAGACAAGACGATCCGTGTAAATGGATCGAGATACCGCTTAGACGGGGGGGCTTGGCAGCACGGCAAAAGGCAGTAACACGAATTGTCAGGGCAAACAAAAACAGCAACTTACTTGCAAATGAAACTGGGCCTACAAAGCGAGTGATCAGGCGCGGGATAACAGAAAGCAAGAatcaaaaaagaaaaacaagagccGCAGAGGCAGGACGGCAAAGGGTAATTAAAGCACTTGGAGAGAGCCCAGAGGAGCATCGGTCAGGAGTGGAGCGGGCGTTGGAATTGATAGTCTAGCTCCATTCCCAGCAACAGGGGGCCAGCCGGTGGAATTAGAGGGGCGGCCGAAGCAGCGAGCAGAGAGGATTGAGTCCAGTGCCAGCGCCAGAGCCAGTGCCAGGTTCTCAACCGCTCTGGGCCCTGTTTAGCGATCGCATGCACGCCGGCCGGGTGATTTCCCGGGGGTGTGTCGACAGGTCTCAGTGCTGTGGCCAAGCTTTGCTGCGAGCTGCTCCTCAAATGTCAgtgcagaagctggaggtCTGCATGGGGCGAGGCACAGCGCGCTAGGGCCTGGCACAAGCTCCGGCGCCACCCAATCAGCGGCCGCGGCCCCTGGTCCAGCGGACGAGCTCCAGCCCGCCTAGCGCTAGGCCAAATAGCTCGCCAAAGCGCCATTAGCCAGGGCCCCGCGACTAATCAGGTCGAAGCCAGGCACTCGCTCAGAGGCCAAGCTTTTCTGTCCAACCCCCGGGAAATGGCTTCGACTGgacatggcatggcatgacACGCAAAAGCAAATTTGGCCCACCCGCCGACACTGCTTTGTGCTTTGTGCCTGTCATTCCAATTCCCGCTGGGCCAATGCCAACGGCTGCAACGGCAAGCGAggaaaaagatgaagattgagaGAGTGTGGAAACAccgaggagagagagggaagtCTGCCTGACGCAGCTACACAGCGTGAAGCGAGGCACCAACAACATACATGAATGCATACATatgcatccatccatccatccaccaaACACGCGcgcagaaagaaaaaaagaggcgtcCTTTTCCCGCAATCCTACGTACGCCTCGCTTACAGGCACAGCAAAGCTTCTCGCTAGACTGGAGCTATCAAACACCACAGAAGAAAATCCAAGAAACAAAATGATCATCTTATGCAGAGCCGTCGTCCAATAGCCGTGGCGAGCGCGGCACCACCCCAGCTGTGGCCACTGCACCCCCAATAGCGCGATCGCCACAACGGCTCAAATACGGGATTCTAATCGCCATTGAGTTTGCGCAGCGGGCACCAGCATCGTCACCAGCAGaaagcttctttcttcactcttgtccctttttttccctccatcttccactTCCAACACGTATTgatctttcatcttcttacTGTACCGCACCAAGCAGGACACGCAGCCCCCCCAGCCGCGCGCGTTCGTTACATCACAGGCTTTCTCCACTGCaattaaaaagaaacatCCATACAGGACAGGACAAAACCCGCTTCTAACCACACAGCTTgtgtctctctttttttccttcttccctcAAGCTTGTTCTTGTGCCCACTCCGAACCGCCCTCCCCGGCCTAGaaccagcacagcagcaaccaACCTGCATTCGTCTCCATACCGAAAATGCGCCTTCGTCCCAGACTATTCAACACATCATCACAGCGCCATTAGCATTAGCCTCTCCCCTAAAACAACAGCCGGTCCCCTCAACTCCCCTCtgccaaaaagaaaaagtggCTCCCCAGCGGCGCAAAAGTCCAATCAGCCACCCCTGGCTCCTCGGCTCATGCCCAAACGGGCAATCTCCATGGCCAAAACGCCTTTATACCGTCCGCCTTTCGCAATCAGTTCGGCAGCCCATTCGACACACACTCACAGAGAATGAGAGGCCGGTTAAGCTTGAAATTTCCCCATCACTGCctaaggtttttttttttttccccaaggATCAGCCCGCATGCATTGTCCTGTTGCACAGCCCGTTGCCTCTCCACACAGCCATTCTGCAGCTTGCTTAGGTCTAGAGGTTAAAAAAGGCAGAGACGAAGCTGTCATCAacctcctctctctctctctctctctcttttgcccaTATATCCCGACGAATGAGCGAGCAACAGGCATGATCCTGACTGCAGAGTCACATGGCCAAAACTCTGAATTGTGCCTCTGCAGGCTGCCCTCCCACCCGCGAACACGTAACCAACTTGCATCATCGTCTGCATCGCATCATCATGCTTCCACTTTCCCATCATGCATGTAGGCGACCAACATGCACTCTGGCTTCAAAAGTGCAACGACAACTCCAAAAGAGCTCGACGCATTCCGCATTCAATCATTCGTCCCATTTCCCCTCTTCCCAACCAAGGCATCGAGGCTATGCTCCTCCATTCCTCCCAAACTCGCATCACATCATTCAACCAAGCAAGTACACCAAGTACACCAAACAGAAGCAAAACCATAACAAGCCCGGCCAGAGCCTCATTCCCCAGCTCCAGCCCCCAGGTCCCCCCCCCCTTATTACCTCATCTCCTGCATCTCTCGTCATCCTACTCTAtcactctcttcctcttttttaCGCCTGCTACACTTCCCCGATGCAATAGCCCCTTCGCCTCActccaatccaatccagtTACTCTCCCCCCTGTCTTGCTTCCAACCCTGTCCCAATCCCCGCAATCTCCAAAAGAGCCATCAGCCAAAAGCCAAGCCCGCCTCACCATTGGACTTCTCTCTCGCGCCCCCCCTGCACAGGTTCTGTTTTGTCTCACGCTTCGTGTGGAGTAAGCAATCGATAGGGCAATCTCCCCTATCCCTAACAAAGGGGGCTCCACACctgccttgctgctggtcAAACGCTCGCCTGCATGTCAATTTGCGGCTTTTGAGGCGCTTCGCGAGGCGTATCTGGGGAAATGACATACAAGTATACATGCAATGCTAAGCAGATAACAAGGAAATTAGCACTTCTAATCGGTAGATGCCCGTAGTTGTAGTTGTGTAGCAGGCAGAACCCATTTGCCGCTGCAAGTTGACTCCATTCTGTCTTGGTCTTCCGGGGCAATCTGCCCGCTTTCAAAATCAAATTAAACAAAGTCAACGCGCCCATGTCTGTCTCTCTCTAGCAGTACAACTCCATAATATCTCACCAGACAACCTCGGCCAAAGCGTCATGATCGCCAAAACATCTCCCAAACCTCGCAGTCCAGATGACCTGCTCCATCCAGATTGGCACAGCTATGGTGGAGGGAGCTAGTATCATCAGAAACAAAAATCGCAACATCTACAGTAGCGTCTAGATTGACAAACTCAAGCCATCTCCTCCGTACTTGACGTGCTCTTTTTTGTCTGTGGCATACTTGTATTAGCCCATTGCATATTTCAGTCACCGGGAAACAGAACTATATGCCCATCGCCAAATGGATACCAACTCATTGTATCAATTACCAAGGCCCTAATACTAGCTGTATTTACAAAATGCCGACGCTGTCATCGGGACAATCATAAATGTCCTACACATTCCATCATTCCATCCATCTGTTCCTCCTTGActaacatttttttttcttcttttgcttaatctgcttgcttgtttgttttgcttgATCAACCGCCATCTTCCAACTGATTGTTCATTATTCGGCTAGTCCCCCCACTTCGCTCGATATGCCAGCACATAAAAATGGGAAAATACTAATAGTAGATACGACGATAAATTCCAAGCCTGGAGCACTGGGTATTTTGTTTTGGGGGATAAAGAAgtgagaaagaaaatgaaCGACGCATTTTAGTGCTCCAACAGACGCAGGCTACCCTGCACGACAACGTTCTCGAGGATCGACCCGGGAGGAATGTCAATGGTGCTTCCCTCGGTGGCGACAATGATGACTGTGCCCTTGAGCGTCACGCCACGGCCCAGGTTGACGGCACCAGTAATGGTGAGGTGGTCAAGCTCCAGCACCTTGGGGATGGAGGGGATGCGCTTCTGGAAGTCTGAAACCTTCTTGAAGTCACCACCCAGCTTGATCAGAGGAGCATCGCCGAAACGGGCGGCGCTCATCTGGAGCTGGCCGTGCTTGAGCGTGTACAGGTCAGACTTGACCAACATCAGGTCGGAACAGGTCTTGACGGGCAAGAATCGGCGACGGGGAACGTTGACACCGTGGGCGTTGTTGAAGTGGCGGATGGCAGCACCGACGGCGGTCTCGAGCTGGAGAATGGAAATGTCTGACTCGCCCTTCTTGTCACCGGGGATGGTCTTGCCGTTGGGGATAATCTCCATGGCCAACTCGTTGTTCTCCACCACGCGCTTGATGGCGCTGAGGTTCAACCAaatgttgttggtgttgaagtACTTGAACTTCTTGATGGACTTGAACTCGTTGACGTGCTCCTTGGGCACCTGGGCGATTTCCAGCAGGCGGACAGATCCCTCGTAATCGATAATGGTACCGCCCTTGACGTCGGCCTTGGTCTTGTTGGTCAACTCCATGATGTACTCGGCCTTGGTCTCAACCATGTGCTGGAGGATGCGGAGATCCACAACGGCGCCCAGGTTGTCGACGTTGGACAGGAAAATGATTTCAATGCcacgctccagcagcttgtcaAGGATGCCAGAGTTGTACAGCGACTCGAAAACGTCACCGTGTCCGGGGGGGTACCACTCGGTGATGGACGAGTTGAAGGACTTGGGGACAGGCAGCAGCGAGTCCTTGTAGATTCTGGGGTATCGGGACTGGTTGAAGGTGAGAATGTCCACGTTGTGGCCCTCGTActtcttgatgatggcagcggtATCATCGTTGG is part of the Trichoderma atroviride chromosome 1, complete sequence genome and encodes:
- a CDS encoding uncharacterized protein (EggNog:ENOG41~TransMembrane:1 (n4-12c17/18o219-236i)), translating into MKYSVAAVSAFAAVALAKPSITNLSFDVEVGKPFTLTFAGCASGCDIELQTGASKDLKDVKTLATGVTGTSTTVTLDKIPSGTYNFKITDSTGDSNYSAQFPVQGDVAASASASASSASSETSAKETNTATAAPTSTAASSSAEKSTTLVKSTTAHSTAASNSTTAAPTSHSATAKHNSTSSALTTGAPTTTAAQTTAAKTSSKPAITTVPPGSAAGRLASPIALVAGVALALAFLS
- a CDS encoding uncharacterized protein (BUSCO:EOG092D1O7A); translation: MAGVSSIHSRPVLPITAAFALCLVPFHFSPFSLRPDAACYAAAVVESLKMSRDKDSRERELIDHTQAFENTSTNVAAAQMRNALTNLAETVEDPKEKKLFETEMDNFFALFRRYLNDKAKGNAVDWDRIAPPAQGQVVDYEDLANTESVQFLSKLAVLKLNGGLGTSMGCVGPKSVIEVRDGMSFLDLSVRQIEYLNRTYNVNVPFLLMNSFNTNDDTAAIIKKYEGHNVDILTFNQSRYPRIYKDSLLPVPKSFNSSITEWYPPGHGDVFESLYNSGILDKLLERGIEIIFLSNVDNLGAVVDLRILQHMVETKAEYIMELTNKTKADVKGGTIIDYEGSVRLLEIAQVPKEHVNEFKSIKKFKYFNTNNIWLNLSAIKRVVENNELAMEIIPNGKTIPGDKKGESDISILQLETAVGAAIRHFNNAHGVNVPRRRFLPVKTCSDLMLVKSDLYTLKHGQLQMSAARFGDAPLIKLGGDFKKVSDFQKRIPSIPKVLELDHLTITGAVNLGRGVTLKGTVIIVATEGSTIDIPPGSILENVVVQGSLRLLEH